The nucleotide sequence CGCGAGGCCTGACGTACATGAACGTCGCCCCGGTGCTGGCACGACCCGAGCTCGCGCGTTCCTACGGCCTTTCGCCCACGAGCTTCGAGACCTGGGCGCGCCAGCGTCGCGAGCTGACCTGACCGCCGGCCTGAACCTGTCCCCTGTGTTCACCTACTCCGGCTTTGCGCCGGCCCGGGGCGCGCCCGCAGCGGGGGCGCGTGGTGGCGCTGGCATCCGCTCACACCACGCACGCACCTCGCACTGGCCGCTTACATTCGTTCGCCGGGCAATTGGCTGGCTTGCTTCACCCAGGCGGCGAACTGGGCTTCGTCGAGCTTGTCGTCCTCGCGGATGTCGAGGTAGCGCGTTTCCTTTTGCTTGGACTCGCCGGGGGGGACAGGACGCAGCGACATGCCGCGGAAGAAGGCCACCTTGACGTACTTCGTGAAGCAATGGATGCCGAGGAACCAGCCCTGGCCCTCGACTCCGTACATCGGCGAGTTCCATTTGACCGCCTTGCTCACGCTGGGGACGGTGCGCACGATGAGCGCATCGAGGCGGCGCCCGACGTCGCTTTTCCAGCCCGGCATGGCCGCGATGAAGGCCTGCACGGGAGCGTCGCCGTAGCCCTTCGCAATCTGAGGATTGCCGCCAGAGAGGAGGACAGGCTTTGCGGCCACCGCGGGGCCCTTGCTCCTGGTTGCGGTGGCGGCCTTCGTGGGCTTGCGGGCAGATGACCTGGCGACCGCCTTGCGCGGTTTGGCAGCCTTCGTAGCGCCTCGCTTGGCGGCGGCCTTCTTTGCGACCTTCGCCGACTTCTTGGATGTCTTGCCGACCATTGGGTTCACTCCAGGGTGGAGCGCTTCTTCGCCGTCTTCGAAGGTTTCGACTTCTTGCCAGCACTGTTGAGGGCGACCGCCTGGCGAATGAGCGCCTTGAAGGCGGACGCGTCAACTTCCTCTCCTTCGTGGATGTCGATCGCGCGGCGTGCGTTTCCCTCGAGACTCGAGTTGAAGAGGCGGGCCGGGTCCATCAGAGACGCGCCCTTGATGAAGGTCAGCTTCACGGCCTTCTTGTAGGACTCGCCAGTGCAGATGATGCCGTCGTGCGACCAGACCGGAGTGCCCATCCACTTCAACTCCTCGACGACGTCCGGGTCTGCTTCCTTGATGAGCTTGCGCATCCTGCTGAGGGTTTCCCCGCGCCAACCCCCGAGCTCGGCGATTTTCTTCGAGATGAGCTCCGAGGCCGACGGCTCCTGGCTCTCGCCCGACTTCTTCATGTTGTCACCCTGGACGTTCCAGCTGGCGTGGCCTCCAGGCGGCGCCAGAAGAAGTACGAGAGTCCCCAGAGCACGCCGGTGACCGCCGCCCAGACCCACACCTCCAGGCCATCGCCCACCGCGAGGTGGGCGATGAGCGCAGAGACGAGGTTGATGGCGAAGCCGGCATAGGCCCACTCCTTGAGCCGCGCCGGCACCGGCGCAAGCAGCAGCGCCACGCCGAGGAGCTTGGCCCACGAGAGCTCCACCCGGAAGTAGGCGGGGAAGCCGAGGTGGGTGAACGCCTCCGCCACCTGCGGCAGGCTCAGCTGCGCGTAGGCGGTGAAGCCCATCTGCAGGCAGAAGAGCGCGGTGACAATCCAGAAGCCGAGGACGATTCCTTTGGAGCGGGGCATGTTCATGTCGAGCGCGAGGGCCAAGAGGGGGTCTCCACGCCGAACTGCTTTGCGTATTCGGCGTTCAATCGCTGCCAGCCGCCGAACTTCATGGCCTCGGCGCCGACGATGCGTCCAATGGGCTGACCGGTGAGCAGCCGATCCAGCACATCGAAGCAGATGTGCCAGCCCGCGGCGCCCATCGAGATGAAGCCACGGTTGATGTTGTGCCAGAGCGTGAGCCGGGTGCCGGCGCCCTGCGGCTCCAGTTCCCAGCGCATGTCCTGTCCCCCCCAGCTGAGCTCGAGCACCTTGGGCGCGTCAGCCCGCTTCACCTGGCTCTCGGAGACAACCGGCGTCGGCGCCCCCGCTGCCGAGAGCTTCGCGGTGCCAACGGTACCGAGGCTCCGGTCAGAATCGAACGGAGCCCATTCGCGCAGATGCTCGGGCTCCGTGATCGCCTTCCAGACCTTTTCAGGAGGGTGGCGGAGGTCGCGAACGAGGACGAGCGTCCACTTCTCTCCCTCTTTTCGAACCTCGGCGCCAGAAGCGGCGCCCGGCGCGTATTGCTCACGGCTGCTCATGTTTCTTCTTTCCTTTCACAGAGGGCACCTTCTCCAGCGAGGGCACCTCGTCCATCTTGTCCAGGTGTCGTTCCAGGGCATCGACGTGCTTTGACCAGTAGCGCCGGAAGGGAACGAGCCATTCATCGAGTTCCATGAGCGGCTCCGGTCTCAGTCGATAGAGGCGCCGCTGCGCTTCAATTCGTGACTCCACGAACCCAGCCTCTCTCAGCACTCGCAGGTGCTTGGAGACGGACGGCTGCGACAGTCGAAGCTCGCGCTCGAGCTCGCCAACGGAGCGCTCCGACGAGAGCAGCAGGCTCAAGATGGCCCGTCTGTTGGGCTCAGCGACGATGGTGAACGTGGATTCCACGACGGACATATAACTGAGCGTTCATATTCCCGTCAAGACATATGACGCGAACCAGGTGGCCCTCCCCACTCTCAGGTGGCGGCACGGTAGAGGGTGCGCCGCAGGAAGCCGAGCGCCCGGCCCCAGGCGTCGTTCCAGTCCTCCGCCCGCATGTAGTGGTCCGAATGCGGGTACTCGTGGTGTCCGACGTGCGAGCCCAGCCCGGGAAACTCCCCCCAGAGGCGGTGCGCGAAGTCCCGGGACTGATGCGCGGGGACGAGCGTGTCCTTCCCCGCGTTCAGCAGGAGCAGCGGGTTGCGCGCGCAGTCCCACGGACGGTGGACGGGTGCGTCCTGCATCAGCCAGCGCAGCTCATCGGTGACGTAGCCATCCCGGGGCGTCCAGTCCGGAGAGCCAAGAATGGACACCGTCGCCTGGACGCGAGAGTCCCGGGCCGCCACGGCCAGCGCCGTGTACGCGCCGAACGACACACCCGCGAGCCCGATGGGCCCGTGGCCCTCCCCTGCCACATGGTCGATGACCCGTGAAACCTCGGGGATGGCCTCGCGGACGAAGTAGAGCAGGCGCGCGTGGTAGTCGGTCGGGCCGAGCGAAGGCATCCCGTCGAGCCAGCCATCGCGCCGGGCGCCATGGTGCGGGGCGTCCATGCCGACGGCGGTCATGCCCCACTTCGCGAGCGCCTCCAGCTCCCAGCGCTGCGCGTCCGCATTCGAGAACAGCCCGTGCAGCACGATGACGGCGGGGCTGGGCCGGGGCTCGTAGTGCACCTTGAGGACGGGGATGTGACCGTCCACGCGGAAGCGGTACTCGTCGGGCATGGGAGGAGTCTGCCCGTCCCCGGTGTCAGCTGGCGAGTTGCACCGTCACCTTGCGGAGCCCGAAACGTTCAGGGCAGACGAACACGGCGCAGCGACGTGTCCACCCTGGACGCGCTCCTCACCGAGGCACCAGGGAGTTGCCGGTGGGGTCGAAGAGGCCCATCGCCCTCGCCAGGGCCAGGCGTGACAGCTGCACGTTGAGGGCCTCGGCCACGGCGGACATCTGGGCGCTCGCGAGCGTCGCGTTGACATCCGTCACCTGAAGGTACGTCGAGGCCCCGGCGTCGAAGCTCTGCTTCGCGAGCCGCGCGCTCTCCCACGCCAGCTTCACCCGCTCCTCGGCAGTGCTGAGATTGGCTTCCGCGCTCCCCAGCTCGCCGCGGGCCTTGCGCACCTCGTCGCGAATCTTCTCCTCGGCGCCGCGCAGGTTGGCGTTCGCCTCGGCAATCTTCCCGGAGGACTCGCGCAGGTTGGCCTCGCGCAGCCCGCCGTCGAACAGCGTCCACGACAGGGCCAGTCCCACCGTCCAGGTGGACGACACCCCGGTGAGGCCGGCGGTGTTCGTCGTCGAGTAGTTGCCGGTGGCATACAGGTTGGGGAGGTACTCGGCGAGCACCTCCCGGCGGCCGCCGCGCGCGAGGTCCACGTTGAGGCGCGCTGACGCGGCGTCCGGACGTCGGTCGAGTGCCGTCTTCTCCGCGGTGGACACATCGCCTGCCTCGGGAGGGACTGCCACAGTCGCCACCTGGGGCGGCGCCACCTCGAAGTCCACCGGCCGCCCGAGGAGCGCGGCCAGGGCGCTCTTCGCGGTGGCGTAGGCGTTGCGGCTTCGCACCACCTCCTGCTCGGCTTGCTTGCGGTCCAGCGTCGCGCGCAGGAGGGCCAGCCGCTCCACGTCGCCGGCCTCGAAGCGCGCCTCGGCGTCTCGCTCGAAGCCGCGGCGGACCTCGAGGAGCTGCTCCTGCACCGCCACGGACTCCCGCAGGCTCGCGGCGCCGAGATAGGCCTGGGCCACCGCGAAGAGCGTCTCGCGGCGGGTGTTCTCCGCCGTCAGCGCCGCCACCCGCTCACCCAGGTAGGCATTCTGGATGGCCGGCCACAGCGAGGGGACGAGCACTGCCTGCCGCGCGGAGAGCTGACCGGAGAGCTGATGCTGCTTCTGCAGGGTGATGGGCGCCGGAGCACCAGGCAGGGAGAACGTCAGCTCCTCCGGGTTCCGGATGTACGAGCCGTTCGCGGTGATGCTGGGGAGGTAACCCGACCAGGCCTTGTTGCCGAGCTCCCGGGACTGCTGGAGCCGGGCGCGGGCGGCGTCGAGGCCGGGGTTCTGCTTCTCCGCGAGGGCAATGGCCTCCTCGAAGGTGAGCAGCGGGAACGCCGAAGCCGTGGGCACTGTCGCCCCGGTGCTGGAGTCCTGCTTCAGCACACCGGAGGCGCTGGAGGCCGCCTGGGGAGTGGGCTCCTGCATCGGCGCGTCGGTGGTGGCGGGAGCCGACTGGGACGTGAGGACGCGTCCTGGAGTGGCGGAGACGCTGGGGGCCTGGGTCAGCAGGACGCTGGAGAGAAGAGCACGGATGAGCATGGAGGAGACCGAGGTGAAGACGTCAGGGAGTGAGAGGACACACGAGGTGCGTTGCGGTCCCCTGGGGACCGGAGCGTGGACCTCGGAGCTGGGTGGAAAGAGGTGGCGGGAGCGAGGGCACGGCGCTCGCTCCCGCCGTCAGCGACGCGCGGGCTTCTGCTTCAGTGGGAGCCCTCTTCCAGGAGGTTGCCGCTCACCGCGCCGGAGGCCACCGCGACCTCCGCATCCGCGGCATGCGCGTCACTCTTGCGTCGGCTGAAGCGCTCGGAGAGCCCGTCCAGCAGCGAGTAGACAACGGGCACCACCACCAACGTCAGCACCGTGGAGCTGATGAGGCCGCCGATGATGACGAGCGCCATGGGCACGCGCGTCTCGGCGCCATCCCCCTTGGCGAGCGCCACCGGCACCATGCCGGCCACCATGGCGATGGTCGTCATGAGGATGGGGCGCAGGCGCACCGGGGCGGCCTCCAGCAGTGCGTCGCGTGCGCTCCTGCCCGCGTCGCGCAATTGCTGGGTGAAGTCGACGAGCAGGATGCCGTTCTTCACCACCAGGCCCATCAGCATGATGATGCCGATGAGGGCAATCATCGACATGGCGTTGCCCGACAGCAGCAGCGCCCCGATGGCGCCGATGAGCGCGAAGGGCAGCGAGACCATGATGGTGAAGGGGTGGATGTAGCTCCCGAACTGCGCCGCCAGAATCATGTACAGCAGGAGGATGCCCAGCCCCAGCGCGGTGGCGAAGGCCGCGGCCGTCTTGCCCATCTCCTTCGCGTTGCCGGCGAAGCTCCCCACCACTCCCTGGGGCAGCTCCTTCTCGGCTTGCGCCGTGAGGAAGCTCATTCCCTCGCCCAGGGTGTAGTCGGGCGCGAGGTTTGCGAGCAGGGTGATCTGCCGCTTCTGGTTCTGACGGTCAATCTGCACCGGGCCCTCGGAAGGAATGATGCTCGCCACGTTGCGCAGCTCCACCAACTGCCCGCTCGAGTTGCGCACGGTGAGCTGTCCCAGCGCCTCCTCGGAGGCGAGCGTGGCATCGGGCAGGCGCAGCTTCACGTCGTACGTCTCGCCGCCCTCGCGGTACGTCATGAACTCGTCGCGGCCCAGATAGGCGCGCAGGGCGACGCCCACCTGGGCGGCCGGCACGCCCAACTTCGCGGCGCGCTCGCGGTCGATGCGCACGTCGTACTGCGGCTTGCCACTGCGGAACGTCGTGTCGACGTCGGTGAGGCCGGGGTTGGACTTCATCACGGCGAGCAGCTTCTCGCTGGAGGCGACGACCTGGGGCCAGTCCGTGCCGCGCAGCACGTACTGGACCTGCTGGGTGCGGCCGCCACCGCCGGAGCCGGAGGCGTCCTGGACGGAGAGCATCACTCCGGGACGCTGCGGCAACACGCCGCGCAGGCGCACCTTGAAGGCCTCCTGGTCGAAGTCGCGCTCCTTGCGGGGCATGAGGTTCACCAGCACCTCGCCCTTGTGCACCTCCTCGAGCGTGCCGCCGCCGGCCGTGCTGAACGTCTCCTTCACGCCCTCCAGGGTGCGCACCTGCGCTGCCACGGAGCCGAGCTCACGCTCGGTGTCCTCGAGCGTGGAGCCCACGGGCAGCTCGAGCGTCACGCGCACCGCGCCGTTGTCGGAGGTCGGGATGAAGGTGAACTTGAGGAAGCGAGCCATCCCCAGCGTCATCACCAGCACGCCAACGGCCACTGCGATGGCGAGGCCCCGCCGCTCGAGCACGCGGCCGAGGACGCGGCGGTACCAGGCCTCCACCCCCACGAGCGCGCGCTCGATGGCGGCGCTCACCCGGTTGGTGGGGCCGTGGCCGTGGCTCTTGAGCAGGCGGCTGGCGAGCATGGGCGTGAGCGTCATCGACACCGCGTAGGAGATGAGCACCGCCACGGCCACCGTGACGCCGAACTGGTAGAAGAACTGGCCAATCGTTCCCTCCATGAAGGCCACGGGGATGAACACGGCCACGACGGCGAGCGTCACCGCGAGCACCGCGATGACAATCTGCTGGGTGCCCTCGAGCGCCGCCTGCATGGGCGTCTTCCCCTCTTCCAGGTGGCGGACGATGTTCTCGATGACCACGATGGCGTCGTCGATGAGCAGACCGATGGAGAGCGTCAGCGCCAGCATGGTGATGAGGTTGAAGGTGAAGCCCAGGAGCGCCATCACCGCGAAGGTACCGATGACGCTCACCGGCAGCGCGATGGCGGCCACGAGCGTGGAGCGCAGGTTGCGCAGGAAGACGAGCACGATGAGGACGGAGAGGACGCCGCCGAGCAGCATGTCCACCTGCACCCCGTGGATGGAGGCGCGAATGCTCGTGGAGTTGTCGCTGATGGTGCTGACCGTCACGCCCTGGGGCAGCTCGGCGTTGAGCTCCGCGAGCGACTCCTTGACGCTCTCGGCGACCTGCACCGTGTTGGCGCCCGACTGCTTGCGCACCACGAGGGCGAGGGCGGTGCCCGTGTCCGAGCGGGCCAGGCCGCGCGCTTCCTGCGCGCCGTCCACCACCGCCGCCACGTCACGCACGCGCACCGGCGTGCCGTTGGGGCTGGCGAGGATGATGTTGCCAATCTCCCCCACACTGCGCGCCTCGGCCGTCAGGCGAACGATTCGCTCGCGGCCTCCCTGCGTGGCGCGTCCGCCGGGCAGGTCCACGCTCTGCGCCTGGAGGGCCTGGCTGACGTCGCCAATGGCCAGCCCGTAGCCGCGCAGCCGCTGCGGGTCGACCACCAGCTGAATCTCCCGCTCGCGACCGCCCACCACGCTGATGCTGCCCACGCCGGCCTGACTCTGCAGCGAGGGCTTCACCACGTCCTCGGCCACGCGCGTCAGCTCCTCGATGGGCAGCGAGCCGGAGAGGGACAGCGTCAGGATGGGCGCCGCGCCGATGTCGAACTTCTCGACGACGGGCGTCTCGATGTCATCCGGCAGCGAGCGCAGCGTGGCCTGCACGCGGTCTCTCACGTCCTGGGCCGCCACGTCCACGTCGGTGCCCAGCTTGAAGCTGATGGTCACCTGACTGACGTTCTCCAGGTTGATGGAGTTGAGCTCGTCCACGCCGTTGACGGTGTTGAGCGCCTCTTCGAGCGGCGTGGTGACGTTCTTCTCGACGGACTCGGGGTCCGCGCCCGGCATCAAGGTGGTGACGGTGACGACGGGGATGTCGACGTTGGGATACTGGTCGACGCCGATGCGCGGGAAGGCAAAGAGGCCGAAGACGACGACCGCCGCCATCAGCATGACGGTGAAGACAGAGTGCTTGATGAAGGTCTGGAGCATGTGGGTGGCGTGCGGTGGAGAGTGAGTGGAATGGAAAGACGGGCCGGACTACTGGACGACCTGGAGTGCGGCGCCGTCCTGGAGCTGCAGGCTTGCGTCGGCCACGACGCGCTCCTCGGAGCCGAGCCCCTGCACCACGCGCACGAAGCCGGGCAGCACGCGCTCCACCTTGACGTCACGGCGCTGCGCCTTGCCGTCCTGCACCACCCAGACGAAGCCCTGCTGGCCTTTGGCATTGACGGCCTGCGCGGGCAGGAAGAGCCCTGCCTGTCCCGGCGCACCGTCGGACGCCACCGTGGCCGAGAAGTCGAGCTCCACGAGGGCGCCCGCGCGCATCCGCACCCCTTCGTCCTTCGCCGGCAGCACTTCCGCGAGCACCTCGACGGTGCGCGTCTGCTCGTCGATGGTGGCGCCCAGACTCGTCACCCGCGCCTCGAAGGGAGCGCCGGAGGGGTTGAGGGAGCCCTTGACGACGGTGCCCACCTTGACGCGGTCCACGAACGCCTCGGGCACGGCCGCGCGCACCTCGAGCGCATGCGTGTTGACGAGGCCGAAGATGGCTGTGCCCGGTGACACGTAGTCGCCTTCGTTGCGGCTGCGGCTGGTGATGACACCTTCGAAAGGGGCCGTGAGGGAGGCATCGCGGAGGACCTCCTGCGCGTTGGCGAGGGCCGCGGCCGCCTGCGCGGCCTGGGCCTGCGCCTGGCGATGGCCCACCTCGGCCTTGTCGAGAGCGGCGCGCGCGAGGCTGCCCGACTGCGCGAGGACCCGCGCCCGCTCCACCTCCGTCGTCGCGCCGTCGAAAGCCGCGTCGGCCGCGGCCTTGGCGGCGCGCGCCTGGTCGGCGGCGATGCGCGCATTGGAGGTGTCGAGCTGCGCCAGCACCTGGCCACGCTTCACCCTGTCGCCCACATTCACGGTGACGCGCGTGAGGGCGCCGGACGCCTGCGCGCTCAGCGTCGCCGACTGCTTGGAGCGCACGCTGCCGGTGGCCTGCAGGACGCTCGACTCGAGCTGGGTGGCCGGCGTGACGGCCCGGACGCCCACCGGCTTCTGGACGACCTGCGCGGCAGAGGGCGGGACGACGGGCTTGCCGCCACCGCCACACCCCGCCGCCACCACCGCCACCACGACCGCTGCTGCTTTCAAGGGCATCTTCATCGCTTCGTTCCTCGTTGCGGGGCCGGGCGCCTCACTGGAGTCCGGCACTGAGTGACTGAATTGGTTTTCTGGTCAGTCCCGGGCGTGCGAAAAACCCAACCGCCCGGGAGCGGAGTGGGGTTCATGGGTGTTTCAGCGCTTGTGTCGCGAGGGGGCAGGCGGGGACGCGAGGCCGCGGATGAAGACCTCGAAGCAGGAGTCCAGCGCTTGCTTCACCTGGACATCAGGCTCCTGCGTCATCAGCCTGGGCGCGAGCGTCATGAGGAGCTCCAGGAAGCCGCGGGCCACCAGCTGGGGGGCGGCCACGGCGAATACCCCCTGCGCCACCCCCGCCTCGAGGACGCGCACCAGGACCGCCGCGTCCGCCTCCATCATCTCGGGCACGAGGTGAACCGCTTGGGTGCCCAGCTCGAAGAGCGTGACCATCTCGATGCGCGGCCCCACCGGCGCCCGGGTGTGCTGGTCCAGCTTGCAGCGGATGAAGGCGCGGACCTGAGCCTCGGGCGTCGTGGCACGAGCAACGCACGCCTTGAGCTCGGAAAGGTTCTGCGCATGCGTCTGCCGGACGCAGACCTCGAACAACGCCTCCTTGCTCTCGAAGTGCAGGTAGATGCTGCCCTTGCCAACGCCCGCTCGGCGGGCGATGTCCTCGACCGAGGCCTTCTTGAAGCCGAACCGGGCGAAGACCTCGCCGGCGGCGTTGAGGATGGCGATGCGGGGGTCCGGACTCATTGACCAGAATAGTAATCTGGTCAGTCAGTCAGCGCAAGCCTTTCCCAACCCGCTCCAGGCCCCGAGGGGTGCTGCCCCGTGCGCACAGCAGCCGGGCAGGCTGACAGGAGGACGGTCGAGCCAGCCCCTATGCCGCGTCCTCATGGGCATAGTCCGTCCCCCTTTGCTGTAGGGCCTGGCGCAGCGCGTGGGCGAGCGCGCGTGCCGTCGTCCAGGAACGCCCCCGGTACACCGGCTGCGAGCTGAACCGCGTGTGCACCCAGATGTAGGCGCGTTCGGAGTGCAACAACCGCCAGGCCAGGGCCGCGTAGCCCATGAGCGCTGCCGCGCCGAGCGCCACGCCCCCGGGGCTGCCATCGCGGACGAACGCCGCCAGCGGGCCTTGCACGAGCCCGTAGACCAGGAGCAGCGCCCCCATGAGCACGGCCTGCGCGCGAAGCAAGAGGTCCGAGGGCCGCTGGAACAGCACGGTGACTCCGCAAACGTGCTCCAGACCCCACGTCCGGCCGTGCACCGCCACGCTTCTCGTCGTCACCCGCACACCGTCGAAGTCGAAGAGCACCTCGTCCATCGCCGTCGTCGCGTCCGCCGGGTGCGCTGTCGCTCCCGTGGGGGCCGCGTCGGGATGCAGCGCGTCTGGCATGTCGTCTCGAAGGTTCATGGGCTGAGCTCGACGCCGATGCCCGGCGCGATGGACCACAGCCCCCGGTGCCCACCCGAGGGCGGGTACCACTCCCCCACCACCTGCACGCGGAAGCGCTCGAGGAACGCCGCGCCGAGGAGGCCCTGCACCACGGGGCGCGAGCACGCGCTCACCCCCGCGGAGCCACAGTCCTCGCCGCCCGAAGGCTTCCCCGTGCTGAACTGCCAGCCGGCGCGCAGCGCGATGCGCCCCTGGACGAGCGCCGCCTGCAGCGCGGACGGCCGGAGCTCGGGGCCCGCGACCACGGCCAGCGCGAAGGGCTCCCCTCCGCCCGAGGAGAACACCCGCTGCAGCCCGCGCAGGCCGAGTGCGCCCGAGAGCCGCAGCCCGCGGGGAATCGCGGGCGCGTCGGTGCCGAGGCTCACGCCCAGCTCGGTGAGGGTGGGCCCCATCACCAGGTGCAACGAGGTGCGCGGGGGCGCGTACGACAGGCTATCGGCGACGAGCTTTCCGGCGAAGTCGACGGCCCCGGCGCCGTCGCCCGGCTGCACCTCGGCGAGCCGCTGCACGGTGCGCCCGATGGCCTGCCGCATGCGCATGAGTGCGATGTCGTCACGCCCCGAGGGTGCCCCGAGGTCGCGGAAGTGGAAGCCGTAGGAGCCCAGCAGCCGCAGGGTGTGCGCGAGCTCCGTCTCCCGCGCGTCCTGCCTCCAGCCCGGCCACCGCTTCGGTGAGAGGCCCGGCACCCGTGGCGGCGCCTCACCTGCCGTGGCGCGCTCGCAGTGTGCGTTGCGCCAGCCGCGCGGGCCCGACACGGCCTTCGCGTCGTGGCACACGGCGTACAGCCGGTCGAGCGACACCTGCAGCAGCACGCGGAAGTCGGCCAGCGCCTCGCCGGCGCAGGCTGCCTCGGCCTCGGGCAGC is from Pyxidicoccus trucidator and encodes:
- a CDS encoding DUF1801 domain-containing protein, with product MVGKTSKKSAKVAKKAAAKRGATKAAKPRKAVARSSARKPTKAATATRSKGPAVAAKPVLLSGGNPQIAKGYGDAPVQAFIAAMPGWKSDVGRRLDALIVRTVPSVSKAVKWNSPMYGVEGQGWFLGIHCFTKYVKVAFFRGMSLRPVPPGESKQKETRYLDIREDDKLDEAQFAAWVKQASQLPGERM
- a CDS encoding DUF1801 domain-containing protein, with product MKKSGESQEPSASELISKKIAELGGWRGETLSRMRKLIKEADPDVVEELKWMGTPVWSHDGIICTGESYKKAVKLTFIKGASLMDPARLFNSSLEGNARRAIDIHEGEEVDASAFKALIRQAVALNSAGKKSKPSKTAKKRSTLE
- a CDS encoding DoxX family protein, which gives rise to MALALDMNMPRSKGIVLGFWIVTALFCLQMGFTAYAQLSLPQVAEAFTHLGFPAYFRVELSWAKLLGVALLLAPVPARLKEWAYAGFAINLVSALIAHLAVGDGLEVWVWAAVTGVLWGLSYFFWRRLEATPAGTSRVTT
- a CDS encoding SRPBCC family protein: MSSREQYAPGAASGAEVRKEGEKWTLVLVRDLRHPPEKVWKAITEPEHLREWAPFDSDRSLGTVGTAKLSAAGAPTPVVSESQVKRADAPKVLELSWGGQDMRWELEPQGAGTRLTLWHNINRGFISMGAAGWHICFDVLDRLLTGQPIGRIVGAEAMKFGGWQRLNAEYAKQFGVETPSWPSRST
- a CDS encoding ArsR/SmtB family transcription factor, which produces MSVVESTFTIVAEPNRRAILSLLLSSERSVGELERELRLSQPSVSKHLRVLREAGFVESRIEAQRRLYRLRPEPLMELDEWLVPFRRYWSKHVDALERHLDKMDEVPSLEKVPSVKGKKKHEQP
- a CDS encoding dienelactone hydrolase family protein, which codes for MPDEYRFRVDGHIPVLKVHYEPRPSPAVIVLHGLFSNADAQRWELEALAKWGMTAVGMDAPHHGARRDGWLDGMPSLGPTDYHARLLYFVREAIPEVSRVIDHVAGEGHGPIGLAGVSFGAYTALAVAARDSRVQATVSILGSPDWTPRDGYVTDELRWLMQDAPVHRPWDCARNPLLLLNAGKDTLVPAHQSRDFAHRLWGEFPGLGSHVGHHEYPHSDHYMRAEDWNDAWGRALGFLRRTLYRAAT
- a CDS encoding TolC family protein, which produces MLIRALLSSVLLTQAPSVSATPGRVLTSQSAPATTDAPMQEPTPQAASSASGVLKQDSSTGATVPTASAFPLLTFEEAIALAEKQNPGLDAARARLQQSRELGNKAWSGYLPSITANGSYIRNPEELTFSLPGAPAPITLQKQHQLSGQLSARQAVLVPSLWPAIQNAYLGERVAALTAENTRRETLFAVAQAYLGAASLRESVAVQEQLLEVRRGFERDAEARFEAGDVERLALLRATLDRKQAEQEVVRSRNAYATAKSALAALLGRPVDFEVAPPQVATVAVPPEAGDVSTAEKTALDRRPDAASARLNVDLARGGRREVLAEYLPNLYATGNYSTTNTAGLTGVSSTWTVGLALSWTLFDGGLREANLRESSGKIAEANANLRGAEEKIRDEVRKARGELGSAEANLSTAEERVKLAWESARLAKQSFDAGASTYLQVTDVNATLASAQMSAVAEALNVQLSRLALARAMGLFDPTGNSLVPR
- a CDS encoding efflux RND transporter permease subunit; this translates as MLQTFIKHSVFTVMLMAAVVVFGLFAFPRIGVDQYPNVDIPVVTVTTLMPGADPESVEKNVTTPLEEALNTVNGVDELNSINLENVSQVTISFKLGTDVDVAAQDVRDRVQATLRSLPDDIETPVVEKFDIGAAPILTLSLSGSLPIEELTRVAEDVVKPSLQSQAGVGSISVVGGREREIQLVVDPQRLRGYGLAIGDVSQALQAQSVDLPGGRATQGGRERIVRLTAEARSVGEIGNIILASPNGTPVRVRDVAAVVDGAQEARGLARSDTGTALALVVRKQSGANTVQVAESVKESLAELNAELPQGVTVSTISDNSTSIRASIHGVQVDMLLGGVLSVLIVLVFLRNLRSTLVAAIALPVSVIGTFAVMALLGFTFNLITMLALTLSIGLLIDDAIVVIENIVRHLEEGKTPMQAALEGTQQIVIAVLAVTLAVVAVFIPVAFMEGTIGQFFYQFGVTVAVAVLISYAVSMTLTPMLASRLLKSHGHGPTNRVSAAIERALVGVEAWYRRVLGRVLERRGLAIAVAVGVLVMTLGMARFLKFTFIPTSDNGAVRVTLELPVGSTLEDTERELGSVAAQVRTLEGVKETFSTAGGGTLEEVHKGEVLVNLMPRKERDFDQEAFKVRLRGVLPQRPGVMLSVQDASGSGGGGRTQQVQYVLRGTDWPQVVASSEKLLAVMKSNPGLTDVDTTFRSGKPQYDVRIDRERAAKLGVPAAQVGVALRAYLGRDEFMTYREGGETYDVKLRLPDATLASEEALGQLTVRNSSGQLVELRNVASIIPSEGPVQIDRQNQKRQITLLANLAPDYTLGEGMSFLTAQAEKELPQGVVGSFAGNAKEMGKTAAAFATALGLGILLLYMILAAQFGSYIHPFTIMVSLPFALIGAIGALLLSGNAMSMIALIGIIMLMGLVVKNGILLVDFTQQLRDAGRSARDALLEAAPVRLRPILMTTIAMVAGMVPVALAKGDGAETRVPMALVIIGGLISSTVLTLVVVPVVYSLLDGLSERFSRRKSDAHAADAEVAVASGAVSGNLLEEGSH
- a CDS encoding efflux RND transporter periplasmic adaptor subunit — protein: MKMPLKAAAVVVAVVAAGCGGGGKPVVPPSAAQVVQKPVGVRAVTPATQLESSVLQATGSVRSKQSATLSAQASGALTRVTVNVGDRVKRGQVLAQLDTSNARIAADQARAAKAAADAAFDGATTEVERARVLAQSGSLARAALDKAEVGHRQAQAQAAQAAAALANAQEVLRDASLTAPFEGVITSRSRNEGDYVSPGTAIFGLVNTHALEVRAAVPEAFVDRVKVGTVVKGSLNPSGAPFEARVTSLGATIDEQTRTVEVLAEVLPAKDEGVRMRAGALVELDFSATVASDGAPGQAGLFLPAQAVNAKGQQGFVWVVQDGKAQRRDVKVERVLPGFVRVVQGLGSEERVVADASLQLQDGAALQVVQ
- a CDS encoding TetR/AcrR family transcriptional regulator — translated: MSPDPRIAILNAAGEVFARFGFKKASVEDIARRAGVGKGSIYLHFESKEALFEVCVRQTHAQNLSELKACVARATTPEAQVRAFIRCKLDQHTRAPVGPRIEMVTLFELGTQAVHLVPEMMEADAAVLVRVLEAGVAQGVFAVAAPQLVARGFLELLMTLAPRLMTQEPDVQVKQALDSCFEVFIRGLASPPAPSRHKR
- a CDS encoding DUF6232 family protein, encoding MNLRDDMPDALHPDAAPTGATAHPADATTAMDEVLFDFDGVRVTTRSVAVHGRTWGLEHVCGVTVLFQRPSDLLLRAQAVLMGALLLVYGLVQGPLAAFVRDGSPGGVALGAAALMGYAALAWRLLHSERAYIWVHTRFSSQPVYRGRSWTTARALAHALRQALQQRGTDYAHEDAA